One segment of Strix aluco isolate bStrAlu1 chromosome 4, bStrAlu1.hap1, whole genome shotgun sequence DNA contains the following:
- the TXK gene encoding tyrosine-protein kinase TXK isoform X1: protein MFHIRAKSSARAVLLAQLMKRGLHFHLNISRQPDMILSTYHTIQSVFCCCCCCTVQKRAMRTKMNLDPDTGLMTQYSASQPDISYASAWKCRRKKQLQLKNKPLPPLPSEALEDYTKNPRVIALYDFFARGPLDLPLKKSEEYIILEQYDSHWWRARDQHGNEGLIPKNYVTENKKSNLETYEWYCKNINRSQAELLLHQKSKEGAFVVRDSSQQGLFTLSMYSRAKGNHNGDIRHYQIKKNHLGQYYVAEKYLFSSVPELISYHQHNAAGLITRLRHPAGCSSPATAGLSYEEWELNPSELTFMKELGRGQFGVVQLGKWKATIKVAIKTINEGAMSEDDFIEEAKVMMKLSHPKLVQLYGVCTHHKPLYVVTEFMENGCLLNYLQRRRGKLGRDMLLSMCQDVCEGMEYLERNSFIHRDLAARNCLVNAEHIVKVSDFGMARYVIDDEYISSSGAKFPVKWSSPEVFHFKKYSSKSDVWSFGVLMWEVFTEGKMPFESKSNSEVVREISQGNRLYRPHLASHTVYKVMYSCWHEKPEGRPTFAELIETLTDITEMG, encoded by the exons ATGTTTCATATCAGAGCGAAGAGCTCAGCTAGGGCTGTTTTACTGGCACAACTGATGAAGAGAGgtttgcattttcatttgaatATAAGCAGACAGCCAGACATGATTCTTTCTACTT ATCACACCATCCAGtctgttttctgctgctgctgctgctgcacagtgcAAAAAAG agCAATGAGAACAAAAATGAACCTGGACCCTGATACTGGCCTGATGACCCAGTACTCAGCCTCACAACCAGACATTTCATATGCATCTGCTTGGAAGTGCAGG cgTAAGAAGCAATTGCAGTTAAAGAACAAGCCGTTACCTCCTCTACCTTCTGAGGCCTTGGAAGActacacaaaaaaccccagagttATTGCACTCTATGACTTTTTTGCTAGAGGACCCTTGGATTTACCACTGAAGAAGTCAGAAGAATACATTATCCTCGAACAGTATGATTCCCACTGGTGGAGGGCAAGAGACCAACATGG aaatgaaggTCTAATTCCAAAGAACTACGTTACTGAGAACaagaaaagtaatttagaaaCATATGA GTGGTACTGCAAAAACATAAACAGAAGCCAGGCAGAACTTCTCTTGCACCAGAAG TCCAAAGAAGGCGCATTTGTTGTCAGAGATTCAAGCCAACAGGGACTTTTTACGCTCTCCATGTATTCGCGGGCTAAAGG AAATCATAATGGAGATATTCGACATTATCAAATCAAGAAAAACCACTTGGGACAATATTATGTAgcagaaaaatatctcttttcaTCTGTTCCTGAACTCATCAGCTATCATCAACACAATGCTGCAG GTCTTATCACTCGTCTTCGACATCCAGCTGGATGTTCTTCACCAGCAACAGCAGGATTGAGTTATG AGGAGTGGGAATTAAACCCATCTGAACTGACATTCATGAAAGAACTTGGGCGTGGGCAGTTTGGAGTTGTTCAGCTCGGTAAATGGAAAGCAACCATCAAGGTTGCCATCAAAACAATCAACGAAGGTGCAATGTCTGAAGATGATTTCATTGAGGAGGCCAAAGTGATGAT GAAACTCTCCCACCCGAAGCTGGTCCAGCTTTACGGAGTGTGCACACATCACAAGCCTCTCTATGTTGTGACTGAATTCATGGAAAATGGCTGCCTGCTCAATTACCTTCAGCGAAGGCGAGGGAAACTCGGCAGAGATATGTTGTTGAGCATGTGCCAGGATGTGTGTGAAGGGATGGAATACCTGGAAAGAAATAGCTTTATTCACCGTGATTTA GCTGCAAGAAACTGTTTAGTCAATGCAGAGCACATCGTTAAAGTCTCCGACTTTGGCATGGCAAG GTATGTCATAGATGATGAATATATCAGCTCTTCAGGTGCCAAGTTTCCAGTCAAATGGTCGTCTCCTGAagtctttcatttcaaaaaatacagcagcaaatcAGATGTCTGGTCATTTG GTGTACTGATGTGGGAAGTTTTCACAGAAGGCAAAATGCCTTTTGAAAGTAAGTCAAATTCTGAAGTTGTACGTGAGATTTCTCAGGGTAACCGACTTTATCGACCACATTTGGCATCACATACTGTGTACAAAGTCATGTACAGCTGCTGGCATGAG aaacccGAAGGACGTCCCACTTTTGCAGAGTTAATAGAGACCCTCACAGATATAACAGAGATGGGATAA
- the TXK gene encoding tyrosine-protein kinase TXK isoform X2 produces MFHIRAKSSARAVLLAQLMKRGLHFHLNISRQPDMILSTYHTIQSVFCCCCCCTVQKRAMRTKMNLDPDTGLMTQYSASQPDISYASAWKCRRKKQLQLKNKPLPPLPSEALEDYTKNPRVIALYDFFARGPLDLPLKKSEEYIILEQYDSHWWRARDQHGNEGLIPKNYVTENKKSNLETYEWYCKNINRSQAELLLHQKSKEGAFVVRDSSQQGLFTLSMYSRAKGNHNGDIRHYQIKKNHLGQYYVAEKYLFSSVPELISYHQHNAAGLITRLRHPAGCSSPATAGLSYEEWELNPSELTFMKELGRGQFGVVQLGKWKATIKVAIKTINEGAMSEDDFIEEAKVMMKLSHPKLVQLYGVCTHHKPLYVVTEFMENGCLLNYLQRRRGKLGRDMLLSMCQDVCEGMEYLERNSFIHRDLAARNCLVNAEHIVKVSDFGMARYVIDDEYISSSGAKFPVKWSSPEVFHFKKYSSKSDVWSFGVLMWEVFTEGKMPFEKTRRTSHFCRVNRDPHRYNRDGIIRDFTSIYLLKG; encoded by the exons ATGTTTCATATCAGAGCGAAGAGCTCAGCTAGGGCTGTTTTACTGGCACAACTGATGAAGAGAGgtttgcattttcatttgaatATAAGCAGACAGCCAGACATGATTCTTTCTACTT ATCACACCATCCAGtctgttttctgctgctgctgctgctgcacagtgcAAAAAAG agCAATGAGAACAAAAATGAACCTGGACCCTGATACTGGCCTGATGACCCAGTACTCAGCCTCACAACCAGACATTTCATATGCATCTGCTTGGAAGTGCAGG cgTAAGAAGCAATTGCAGTTAAAGAACAAGCCGTTACCTCCTCTACCTTCTGAGGCCTTGGAAGActacacaaaaaaccccagagttATTGCACTCTATGACTTTTTTGCTAGAGGACCCTTGGATTTACCACTGAAGAAGTCAGAAGAATACATTATCCTCGAACAGTATGATTCCCACTGGTGGAGGGCAAGAGACCAACATGG aaatgaaggTCTAATTCCAAAGAACTACGTTACTGAGAACaagaaaagtaatttagaaaCATATGA GTGGTACTGCAAAAACATAAACAGAAGCCAGGCAGAACTTCTCTTGCACCAGAAG TCCAAAGAAGGCGCATTTGTTGTCAGAGATTCAAGCCAACAGGGACTTTTTACGCTCTCCATGTATTCGCGGGCTAAAGG AAATCATAATGGAGATATTCGACATTATCAAATCAAGAAAAACCACTTGGGACAATATTATGTAgcagaaaaatatctcttttcaTCTGTTCCTGAACTCATCAGCTATCATCAACACAATGCTGCAG GTCTTATCACTCGTCTTCGACATCCAGCTGGATGTTCTTCACCAGCAACAGCAGGATTGAGTTATG AGGAGTGGGAATTAAACCCATCTGAACTGACATTCATGAAAGAACTTGGGCGTGGGCAGTTTGGAGTTGTTCAGCTCGGTAAATGGAAAGCAACCATCAAGGTTGCCATCAAAACAATCAACGAAGGTGCAATGTCTGAAGATGATTTCATTGAGGAGGCCAAAGTGATGAT GAAACTCTCCCACCCGAAGCTGGTCCAGCTTTACGGAGTGTGCACACATCACAAGCCTCTCTATGTTGTGACTGAATTCATGGAAAATGGCTGCCTGCTCAATTACCTTCAGCGAAGGCGAGGGAAACTCGGCAGAGATATGTTGTTGAGCATGTGCCAGGATGTGTGTGAAGGGATGGAATACCTGGAAAGAAATAGCTTTATTCACCGTGATTTA GCTGCAAGAAACTGTTTAGTCAATGCAGAGCACATCGTTAAAGTCTCCGACTTTGGCATGGCAAG GTATGTCATAGATGATGAATATATCAGCTCTTCAGGTGCCAAGTTTCCAGTCAAATGGTCGTCTCCTGAagtctttcatttcaaaaaatacagcagcaaatcAGATGTCTGGTCATTTG GTGTACTGATGTGGGAAGTTTTCACAGAAGGCAAAATGCCTTTTGAAA aaacccGAAGGACGTCCCACTTTTGCAGAGTTAATAGAGACCCTCACAGATATAACAGAGATGGGATAATCAGAGATTTTACATCAATATATTTACTGAAAGGTTAG